A region of Staphylococcus sp. IVB6181 DNA encodes the following proteins:
- a CDS encoding asparaginase, whose translation MKKILVMHTGGTISMSEDESNKVVTNEQNPISKHHDVISRYADVTEINPINLPSPHVTIADVVKLRDIIEEASRNNEYDGFVITHGTDTLEETAYLLDLVTQTNKPIAITGAMRSSNEIGSDGLYNFISALRTAASDDSADKGVMVVFNDEIHTARNVTKTHTSNTNTFQSPNHGPLGVLTKTSVQFHHKPYHHQILEKVDPKLNVPIIKAYMDMPSDIFYFYSEKNVDGIVVEALGQGNLPPTTLDGLMACLDKGIPVILVSRSFNGIVGPIYAYDGGGYDLAQRGVIFSNGLNGQKARLKLLVAMSNNFDKETLKTYFDAQV comes from the coding sequence TTGAAAAAGATTCTGGTTATGCATACCGGTGGTACCATCAGTATGTCTGAAGACGAAAGCAACAAAGTAGTAACAAATGAACAAAATCCGATTTCCAAACATCATGACGTAATTTCACGTTATGCCGATGTAACGGAAATTAATCCGATTAACTTGCCTTCACCGCATGTAACAATAGCAGATGTGGTGAAATTAAGAGATATTATCGAAGAAGCAAGCCGCAACAATGAGTATGATGGTTTTGTTATTACGCATGGTACAGATACGTTAGAAGAAACTGCGTATTTATTAGATCTCGTTACACAAACAAATAAACCTATCGCAATTACAGGTGCGATGCGCTCCTCTAATGAAATTGGATCGGATGGTTTATATAATTTTATTTCTGCACTGCGTACAGCAGCTTCAGATGATTCAGCGGACAAAGGTGTCATGGTTGTATTTAATGATGAAATCCATACAGCGCGCAACGTGACTAAGACACACACATCCAATACCAATACGTTCCAAAGTCCGAACCATGGTCCATTAGGTGTCTTAACGAAAACAAGTGTTCAATTCCACCATAAACCGTACCATCATCAAATCTTGGAAAAAGTTGATCCGAAATTGAATGTTCCTATCATTAAGGCATATATGGATATGCCAAGCGACATTTTCTATTTTTACAGCGAAAAAAATGTTGATGGTATTGTCGTAGAAGCTTTAGGCCAAGGCAACTTGCCGCCTACTACATTAGATGGTTTAATGGCTTGCTTAGATAAAGGTATACCAGTGATTTTAGTATCAAGATCTTTCAATGGTATCGTAGGTCCTATTTATGCATATGATGGCGGAGGTTATGATTTAGCACAACGCGGCGTCATTTTCTCTAACGGCTTGAATGGACAAAAAGCACGTTTGAAATTGTTAGTTGCGATGAGTAATAACTTTGATAAAGAAACATTGAAAACTTATTTTGATGCACAAGTTTAA
- the cmk gene encoding (d)CMP kinase, translating to MILINIAIDGPAAAGKSTIARKVAESHSMIYVDTGAMYRAITYKYLQEGKPEDFQSLIEDITLKLVYDDDKGQRVLLNDNDITDYLRSNDVTQNVSYVASKEPVRTFAVEVQQQLAAKKGIVMDGRDIGTVVLPDADLKVYMIASVDERAERRQKENEESGIPSSLDQLKKEIKARDDYDMAREISPLRKAEDAITVNTTGKSIEEVADVINQLIEDVKNK from the coding sequence ATGATTTTAATAAATATAGCTATTGATGGTCCAGCAGCTGCTGGCAAGAGTACGATTGCACGAAAGGTAGCTGAAAGCCATTCTATGATTTATGTAGATACAGGTGCTATGTATCGTGCAATTACCTATAAATATTTACAAGAGGGTAAACCAGAGGACTTTCAATCTCTTATTGAAGATATAACTTTAAAATTGGTTTATGACGATGACAAAGGTCAACGTGTATTATTAAATGATAATGATATCACAGACTATTTACGTTCAAATGATGTTACACAAAATGTATCTTATGTGGCATCTAAAGAACCTGTAAGAACATTTGCTGTAGAAGTCCAACAACAATTAGCTGCGAAAAAAGGCATTGTTATGGATGGACGCGATATTGGTACAGTTGTCTTGCCGGACGCTGATTTAAAAGTCTATATGATTGCTTCTGTAGATGAGCGTGCTGAACGCAGACAAAAAGAAAATGAAGAAAGCGGAATTCCTTCCTCATTAGATCAACTTAAAAAAGAAATAAAAGCACGCGACGATTACGATATGGCACGTGAAATCTCTCCATTGCGCAAAGCAGAAGATGCTATTACTGTAAACACAACCGGAAAATCTATCGAAGAAGTTGCTGATGTAATCAATCAATTGATTGAAGATGTCAAAAATAAATAA
- the rpsA gene encoding 30S ribosomal protein S1: MTEEFNESMINEIKEGDKISGQVQKVEDKQVIVDVDGGKFSGIVPISQLSTHHIDSPSEVVKEGDAVEAYVTKVENETGAYILSIRQLEQEKSYEYLREKQENNEIIEAKVTEVVKGGLVVDVGQRGFVPASLISTDFIEDFSSFDGQVLELRVEELDPENNRVILSRKAVEQERNEAKKAELLASLNEGDVIEGTIARLTNFGAFVDIGGVDGLVHVSELSHEHVDKPEDVVSVGQKVNVKVKSVEQDSERISLSIKDTLPSPFESIKGEIHADSVIEGLVVRLTDFGAFVEIAAGVQGLVHISEISRKHIATPSEVLEPNQTVTVKVLSVDEENERISLSIKAAVPEEEVLQIDDNETEENVENTTSNHNDDEDNDNPTLGEMFGDKLKNLKF, translated from the coding sequence ATGACTGAAGAATTCAATGAATCAATGATTAATGAAATTAAAGAAGGAGATAAAATCTCTGGACAAGTCCAAAAAGTCGAAGATAAACAAGTGATTGTTGATGTCGACGGTGGCAAATTTAGCGGTATTGTACCGATTAGTCAATTATCTACGCATCATATTGACAGCCCAAGCGAGGTTGTTAAAGAGGGAGATGCTGTAGAAGCTTATGTGACTAAGGTAGAAAATGAAACAGGTGCTTATATCCTTTCAATTCGTCAATTAGAGCAAGAGAAGTCTTATGAATATTTAAGAGAGAAACAAGAAAATAATGAAATTATTGAAGCTAAAGTAACTGAAGTCGTTAAAGGCGGCTTAGTTGTAGATGTAGGACAAAGAGGGTTTGTTCCAGCTTCGTTAATTTCTACTGATTTCATTGAAGACTTTTCAAGTTTTGATGGACAAGTACTTGAACTGCGTGTTGAAGAACTTGATCCTGAAAATAACCGCGTCATCCTTAGCCGAAAAGCAGTAGAACAAGAACGTAATGAAGCTAAAAAAGCAGAATTGCTTGCTTCACTTAATGAAGGCGATGTAATTGAAGGTACAATTGCACGTTTAACTAACTTCGGTGCTTTCGTAGATATCGGCGGTGTTGATGGATTAGTTCACGTTTCTGAACTTTCACACGAACACGTTGATAAACCTGAAGACGTAGTATCTGTTGGACAAAAAGTTAACGTTAAAGTTAAATCTGTAGAACAAGATTCAGAAAGAATCTCACTTTCTATTAAAGATACGTTACCAAGTCCATTCGAAAGCATTAAAGGCGAAATCCATGCGGATTCAGTAATTGAAGGCCTTGTAGTAAGATTAACTGACTTTGGTGCATTCGTTGAAATCGCTGCTGGCGTACAAGGACTTGTTCACATTTCAGAAATCAGTCGCAAACACATTGCAACACCTAGCGAAGTACTTGAACCTAACCAAACGGTTACAGTTAAAGTATTGAGCGTCGATGAAGAAAACGAAAGAATCTCACTTTCAATCAAAGCAGCTGTTCCAGAAGAGGAAGTACTGCAAATCGACGATAACGAAACAGAAGAAAATGTTGAAAATACGACTTCAAATCATAATGATGATGAAGACAACGATAACCCAACATTAGGTGAAATGTTCGGCGACAAATTAAAAAATCTTAAATTTTAA
- the der gene encoding ribosome biogenesis GTPase Der codes for MTKPVIAIVGRPNVGKSTIFNRIVGERVSIVEDTPGVTRDRIYSSGEWLTHDFNIIDTGGIELSDAPFQTQIRVQAEVAIDEADVIIFMVNQREGLTQTDEMIAQMLYKTNKPVVLAVNKVDNPEMRADIYDFYALGFGEPFPISGSHGLGLGDLLDEVAKHFKEEGEDPYDEDTIRLSLIGRPNVGKSSLVNAILGEDRVIVSNIAGTTRDAIDTEYSYEDQDYVLIDTAGMRKKGKVYESTEKYSVLRALKAIERSNVVLVVLDAEEGIIEQDKRVAGYAHEEGKAIVIVVNKWDTLEKDSKTMKKFQDEVRKNFQFLDYAPIAFVSAKEKQRLRTLFPLINEASQNHKKRVQSSTLNEVITDAISMNPTPTDKGRRLKVFYATQVAIEPPTFVVFVNDEELMHFSYKRYLENQIRDAFGFEGTPIKIIPRKRN; via the coding sequence ATGACTAAACCTGTTATTGCGATTGTAGGTCGACCGAACGTCGGTAAATCTACAATATTCAATAGAATCGTCGGCGAACGTGTATCAATCGTAGAAGATACACCCGGCGTAACAAGAGACCGCATTTATTCAAGCGGCGAATGGTTAACGCATGACTTCAACATCATCGATACTGGTGGTATTGAATTATCTGACGCACCATTCCAAACACAAATCAGAGTACAAGCTGAAGTCGCAATTGATGAAGCTGACGTTATCATTTTCATGGTGAACCAAAGGGAAGGTTTAACGCAAACGGATGAAATGATAGCACAAATGCTGTATAAAACAAATAAACCAGTAGTATTAGCAGTCAACAAAGTAGATAATCCTGAAATGAGAGCAGATATCTACGACTTTTATGCACTAGGATTTGGGGAACCTTTCCCGATTTCTGGTTCTCACGGACTTGGTTTAGGGGATTTATTAGACGAAGTCGCAAAACACTTTAAAGAAGAAGGGGAAGACCCATACGACGAAGATACAATCCGTTTATCTTTAATCGGACGTCCTAATGTCGGAAAATCCAGTCTCGTTAATGCCATATTAGGAGAAGACCGTGTCATTGTTTCTAATATTGCAGGCACGACACGTGATGCGATTGACACTGAATATTCATATGAAGATCAAGATTATGTATTGATTGATACAGCTGGTATGCGTAAAAAAGGGAAAGTGTATGAATCAACAGAGAAATACTCTGTTTTACGTGCTTTAAAGGCGATTGAACGCTCAAATGTAGTACTTGTAGTATTAGATGCTGAAGAAGGCATCATCGAGCAAGATAAGCGTGTGGCAGGCTATGCGCACGAAGAAGGTAAAGCCATCGTTATTGTAGTCAACAAATGGGATACATTAGAAAAAGACAGCAAAACTATGAAAAAATTCCAAGACGAAGTTCGCAAAAACTTCCAATTCTTAGATTATGCGCCGATTGCATTTGTTTCAGCAAAAGAGAAACAACGCTTGCGCACATTGTTCCCATTAATCAATGAAGCCAGCCAAAACCATAAGAAACGTGTACAAAGTTCAACATTGAACGAAGTCATTACAGACGCAATTTCGATGAACCCGACACCTACAGACAAAGGCCGCAGATTAAAAGTCTTCTATGCAACACAAGTTGCGATCGAGCCGCCGACATTTGTTGTATTTGTTAATGATGAAGAGTTGATGCACTTCTCTTATAAACGTTATTTAGAAAACCAAATCAGAGATGCATTCGGATTCGAAGGTACTCCGATTAAAATAATTCCAAGAAAGAGAAATTAG
- a CDS encoding NAD(P)H-dependent glycerol-3-phosphate dehydrogenase, which produces MSKVAVFGMGSFGTALANVLAQNGHDVLMWGKNKQSIEEINTYHTNSRYLNEAKLNAAIKATSDMDEAVQFSDTYLIALPTKAVREVVKQIDEKLTGKKTFIHVAKGIENSTFERVSELIEDSLSPEHNGGIGVLSGPSHAEEVVIQQPTTVAASSKDPNVSKRIQDLFMNEYLRVYTNDDLVGVELGGALKNIIAVASGIVAGMGFGDNAKAALMTRGLAEISRLGEALGADPMTFLGLGGIGDLIVTCTSTHSRNYTLGYKIGKGKTVDEALSEMNMVAEGFYTTESVYHLAKKKNIDMPITSALYGVLFENVPLEKSLKLLMDRDKKSE; this is translated from the coding sequence ATGAGTAAGGTTGCCGTTTTTGGTATGGGCAGTTTTGGTACAGCATTAGCGAATGTTCTCGCGCAAAACGGTCATGATGTCTTAATGTGGGGAAAAAATAAACAAAGCATTGAAGAAATCAATACTTATCACACAAATTCACGCTATTTGAACGAAGCAAAATTGAACGCTGCAATTAAAGCAACATCAGACATGGACGAAGCCGTTCAGTTTTCAGATACGTATCTGATTGCGTTGCCTACAAAAGCAGTCAGAGAAGTGGTTAAGCAAATCGATGAGAAATTAACAGGCAAGAAAACATTTATACATGTTGCGAAAGGTATTGAAAATTCAACATTCGAACGTGTATCAGAATTGATAGAAGATTCATTATCACCTGAGCATAATGGCGGAATCGGTGTATTATCAGGCCCAAGCCATGCTGAGGAAGTCGTAATTCAACAGCCTACAACAGTTGCTGCATCGTCAAAAGACCCGAATGTCAGCAAACGCATTCAAGATTTATTTATGAATGAATATTTACGTGTCTATACGAATGATGATTTAGTGGGCGTTGAACTTGGCGGTGCATTGAAGAATATTATCGCAGTAGCAAGCGGTATTGTTGCCGGTATGGGCTTTGGAGACAACGCGAAAGCTGCATTGATGACTCGCGGACTCGCTGAGATCAGCCGTTTAGGCGAAGCGCTAGGGGCTGACCCTATGACTTTCTTAGGCCTAGGCGGAATCGGTGATTTAATTGTTACGTGTACGTCAACACATTCAAGAAACTATACACTCGGTTATAAAATCGGCAAAGGCAAAACAGTTGATGAAGCTCTTTCAGAAATGAATATGGTTGCAGAAGGTTTCTATACAACTGAATCTGTTTACCATTTAGCTAAGAAGAAAAACATTGATATGCCTATCACATCAGCGTTGTACGGTGTATTATTCGAAAATGTTCCATTAGAAAAAAGCCTTAAATTATTAATGGACAGAGACAAAAAATCTGAATAG
- a CDS encoding HU family DNA-binding protein, with product MNKTDLINAVAEQAELTKKEAGLAVDAVFESIQNSLSKGEKVQLIGFGNFEVRERAARKGRNPQTGKEIDIPASKVPAFKAGKALKDAVK from the coding sequence ATGAACAAAACAGACTTAATTAACGCTGTTGCAGAACAAGCAGAATTAACTAAAAAAGAAGCTGGCTTAGCAGTTGATGCTGTATTCGAATCAATTCAAAACTCACTATCTAAAGGTGAAAAAGTACAATTGATCGGTTTCGGTAACTTTGAAGTTCGCGAACGTGCTGCCCGTAAAGGTCGCAACCCGCAAACTGGTAAAGAAATCGACATCCCAGCAAGCAAAGTTCCAGCATTCAAAGCTGGTAAAGCTTTAAAAGATGCAGTTAAATAA
- a CDS encoding heptaprenyl pyrophosphate synthase subunit A, whose protein sequence is MDSTLSTLKNQIDRKLNGIHSHEPIQYNHQLAHVLDDQDILPEAKLACLAIDTSMNHLDSITGSSLSKHAILIGDLISAHFYTLTAAINDSQYLEAMSDAIIKVNEYKTSLHYRTLDVDAIEDAILYIETIFSMITIQHFHPRAELGGIAESLIQYASEHHPAYLKDYSEKELEAVFKALNSNIKQSRGN, encoded by the coding sequence ATGGATTCAACATTAAGTACATTAAAAAACCAAATAGATCGCAAACTTAATGGTATACATAGTCATGAACCAATTCAGTATAACCATCAATTGGCTCATGTACTTGATGATCAAGATATTTTGCCAGAAGCAAAATTAGCATGCCTCGCAATCGATACATCTATGAATCATCTGGATTCAATTACAGGAAGCAGTCTGTCAAAGCATGCGATTTTGATAGGGGACTTAATCAGTGCGCATTTTTATACTTTAACGGCTGCTATAAATGATTCACAATATTTAGAAGCAATGAGCGACGCAATCATTAAAGTAAATGAATATAAAACTTCATTGCATTATAGAACACTCGATGTTGATGCAATAGAAGATGCAATATTATATATTGAAACCATTTTTTCTATGATTACTATTCAACACTTCCATCCACGTGCTGAATTAGGCGGAATCGCTGAATCATTAATTCAATATGCTTCAGAGCATCATCCTGCTTATTTGAAAGATTATAGCGAAAAAGAACTTGAGGCTGTTTTTAAAGCGCTGAATAGTAATATAAAGCAAAGTAGAGGTAATTAA
- a CDS encoding demethylmenaquinone methyltransferase, with translation MAKNKADKEKVHKVFQNISTKYDRLNNIISFEQHKVWRKRVMKSMNVKPGSKALDVCCGTADWTIALSKAVGPTGEVIGLDFSENMLKVGEEKTKNMANIQLVQGDAMELPFDDNEFDYVTIGFGLRNIPDYVIALKEMNRVLKPGGMVVCLETSQPTIPVFKQLYQLYFKFVMPVFGKFFAKSKEEYEWLQQSAFNFPDRDELKALFQLAGFRDIEVKSFTGGVAAMHLGYKEKETAKGD, from the coding sequence ATGGCTAAAAATAAAGCAGATAAAGAAAAAGTACATAAAGTCTTTCAAAACATTTCAACGAAGTATGATAGATTGAACAATATTATCAGCTTTGAACAACACAAAGTATGGCGTAAACGTGTTATGAAATCTATGAACGTTAAACCAGGAAGCAAAGCATTAGACGTATGCTGCGGTACGGCAGATTGGACAATTGCACTAAGTAAAGCTGTCGGACCTACTGGTGAAGTTATCGGACTTGATTTCAGTGAAAACATGCTGAAAGTCGGAGAAGAAAAAACTAAAAACATGGCGAATATTCAACTCGTTCAAGGTGATGCTATGGAATTGCCATTTGACGACAATGAATTCGATTATGTCACAATCGGTTTCGGATTGCGCAACATTCCGGATTATGTCATTGCTTTGAAAGAAATGAATCGCGTACTTAAACCAGGCGGTATGGTGGTATGTCTTGAAACGAGCCAACCGACTATTCCTGTGTTTAAACAACTCTACCAGCTTTACTTTAAATTTGTTATGCCTGTATTCGGCAAATTTTTCGCTAAATCAAAAGAGGAGTACGAATGGCTGCAGCAATCTGCTTTTAACTTCCCTGATCGCGATGAACTAAAAGCATTGTTCCAATTAGCAGGCTTCAGAGATATTGAAGTGAAAAGTTTTACAGGCGGCGTAGCTGCAATGCACTTAGGGTATAAGGAAAAAGAAACAGCAAAAGGTGATTAA
- a CDS encoding polyprenyl synthetase family protein → MEKLNINKEIKKIEKALKQTIKSDNAVLEEASHHLLLSGGKRVRPSFVILSSEYGISPRNEDTYKIAVSLELIHMATLVHDDVIDRSDKRRGRLTISKKWDQDTAILTGNYLLALALNNISSIEDKRIHMILSHAIVDVCRGELFQFQDQFNTEQSITNYLRRINRKTALLIQLATELGALSAHADHKTANKLKRIGHYIGMSFQIVDDILDFTSTEKQLGKPVGSDLMNGHITLPVLLEMRENPEFKAKVDALNPNSPKEDFVYCVDYIRQSSNIDAAKQISRQYLQKAIHLLDELEVNGATTWFKKLIKRMESRNI, encoded by the coding sequence GTGGAGAAGTTGAACATTAATAAAGAAATCAAAAAAATTGAAAAAGCACTTAAACAGACTATTAAAAGTGATAATGCTGTATTAGAAGAGGCGTCACACCATTTATTGTTATCAGGCGGCAAGCGTGTGCGCCCGTCTTTTGTCATTTTGAGCAGTGAATACGGTATTTCTCCTAGGAATGAAGACACTTATAAAATTGCTGTTTCTTTAGAATTAATTCATATGGCGACATTAGTCCACGATGATGTCATTGATAGAAGCGATAAACGCAGAGGACGTTTAACTATCAGTAAAAAATGGGACCAAGATACTGCAATTTTAACCGGCAACTATTTGCTTGCCTTAGCCTTAAATAATATTTCATCGATTGAAGATAAAAGAATACATATGATTTTATCCCATGCGATTGTGGATGTATGCCGCGGAGAATTATTCCAATTCCAAGACCAATTTAACACAGAGCAATCCATCACTAATTATTTAAGACGTATTAATCGTAAAACAGCCTTATTAATCCAACTCGCAACAGAGCTAGGTGCCTTGTCTGCACATGCTGATCATAAAACAGCTAATAAACTTAAGCGCATCGGCCACTATATTGGGATGAGTTTCCAAATTGTCGATGATATTCTTGATTTTACGAGTACTGAAAAGCAATTAGGCAAACCTGTAGGCAGTGATTTAATGAACGGCCACATTACTTTGCCGGTGTTGCTTGAGATGAGAGAAAATCCGGAATTCAAAGCGAAAGTTGACGCACTTAACCCAAATAGCCCTAAAGAGGATTTTGTTTACTGCGTTGATTATATCAGACAGTCATCTAATATAGATGCTGCGAAACAAATCAGCAGGCAGTACCTTCAAAAAGCAATTCATTTATTAGATGAACTTGAAGTAAACGGCGCAACAACATGGTTTAAAAAGTTGATTAAAAGAATGGAATCCAGAAATATATAA
- the ndk gene encoding nucleoside-diphosphate kinase — translation MERTFLMIKPDGVQRNIVGEIITRLEKKGLKLVGGKFMTVSKELAETHYGEHAGKPFYEGLVSFITSAPVFAMVVEGENVVEVTRNMIGKTNPTEAAPGTIRGDLGLTVGRNVIHGSDSVESAKREISLWFEPNELSVYTANNEEWLYE, via the coding sequence ATGGAAAGAACTTTTCTAATGATTAAACCTGATGGTGTTCAACGTAATATCGTTGGTGAAATCATCACACGTTTAGAGAAAAAAGGATTAAAACTAGTTGGCGGTAAATTCATGACTGTTTCCAAAGAATTAGCAGAAACACATTATGGTGAACATGCTGGTAAACCATTCTACGAAGGTCTTGTATCATTTATCACTTCAGCACCTGTCTTTGCGATGGTAGTAGAAGGTGAAAATGTAGTAGAAGTTACAAGAAATATGATTGGTAAAACAAATCCAACTGAAGCAGCACCTGGTACAATCAGAGGCGATTTAGGTTTAACTGTAGGCCGTAACGTTATCCACGGTTCAGATTCAGTTGAATCAGCTAAAAGAGAAATCAGCTTATGGTTCGAACCTAACGAATTAAGTGTTTATACAGCCAACAATGAAGAATGGTTATACGAATAA